A genomic region of Sporomusaceae bacterium FL31 contains the following coding sequences:
- the ydiL gene encoding putative membrane peptidase YdiL, protein MESLSNEKMTQYQKDRSYGTKDLIRLLIISLIVSILIFISFALFRLYKIPIFSIFEQNPDIGLLVDYLIFLPFVWFYYRKPRLITSIWSKMKEIVKLFSNQEFIRCLILLISIKFIFLFLMCFFASNEFMDFSGFFRNKEFVLKPLGILTTVILAPICEEVIFRGLIFGAVKQFNQYFAYMVSVSLFYVYHGAEASYLHILLGIFFAFTFVRFNTLLAPIILHSAHNMIFILSLIIFRMFDKYGV, encoded by the coding sequence TTGGAGAGCTTATCAAATGAGAAAATGACTCAATATCAAAAGGACAGATCCTATGGTACTAAAGACTTAATAAGACTTTTGATCATAAGTTTAATAGTCAGTATTCTAATATTCATTAGTTTTGCATTATTTCGTTTATATAAAATTCCTATCTTTTCTATATTTGAACAGAATCCCGATATCGGATTACTGGTTGATTATCTTATTTTTTTACCTTTTGTTTGGTTTTACTATCGCAAACCGAGATTAATTACAAGTATTTGGTCTAAAATGAAAGAAATAGTGAAATTATTTAGCAATCAAGAATTTATAAGGTGTTTAATTTTGCTTATATCTATCAAGTTTATATTTTTGTTTTTAATGTGTTTCTTTGCATCAAATGAATTCATGGATTTTTCTGGATTTTTCCGTAATAAAGAATTCGTTCTTAAACCTTTAGGAATATTGACAACGGTAATATTAGCGCCTATTTGTGAGGAAGTGATATTCCGTGGACTTATATTTGGTGCAGTAAAACAATTTAATCAGTATTTTGCGTATATGGTAAGTGTTAGTTTATTTTATGTTTATCATGGAGCGGAAGCCAGCTATTTGCATATCTTATTAGGTATATTTTTCGCTTTTACATTTGTACGATTTAATACTTTATTGGCTCCAATAATATTGCATTCTGCACATAATATGATATTTATTCTTAGCTTAATAATATTTAGAATGTTTGACAAATATGGGGTGTAA